The following are from one region of the Oncorhynchus nerka isolate Pitt River unplaced genomic scaffold, Oner_Uvic_2.0 unplaced_scaffold_1316, whole genome shotgun sequence genome:
- the LOC115116326 gene encoding 5-hydroxytryptamine receptor 3A-like — protein sequence MLIAKEALSQPQSPRCISIIRVPSIVYETLSVDTKNLRFESRLEVPLSWEDPDLSWNTSVYHHDMVVLPVSKIWTPELHVTNGVQTTMKHSNKDLLVHSNGTIEHMVIMNTVVGCEVNLYNYPFASDFCAIALNVWAISGCGMFLDFGKVSTTSANRGDWLTEEVELNAKGGRDDRNYLWVLLKMRSENPFLSLVLPSILIILADVGSFALPLGESKRIPFKVKLVLSFIMFLNILKDLLPGGGQCSPIIRKHFCFCLVILVLSTLQSMVLTRLAKCGTLWPCSLSKSKDSLLKDTDNEEESKSDIKVSEEEKNTALQKVVKFLNKMAAQDQKNAIHHRFANKVDLICFCIYLTVLIVYSFIILFFSFGSQCEINHLEFWH from the exons ATGCTGATTGCGAAAGAAGCTCTGAGTCAGCCACAGTCTCCACGGTGCATCTCAATTATCCGTGTGCCGTCAATAGTGTACGAAACTCTGTCTGTC GACACAAAAAACCTCCGCTTCGAGAGTCGTCTGGAAGTCCCGCTG TCTTGGGAAGACCCTGATTTATCATGGAACACATCAGTCTATCATCATGATATGGTGGTCCTGCCTGTCAGCAAAATCTGGACTCCTGAACTCCATGTGACTAATGG AGTGCAAACAACGATGAAGCACAGCAACAAGGACTTGCTGGTGCACAGCAACGGGACTATAGAGCACATGGTCATCATGAACACTGTGGTGGGCTGTGAAGTCAATCTGTACAACTACCCCTTCGCTTCAGATTTCTGTGCCATCGCCCTGAATGTGTGGGCAATTAGTG GATGTGGCATGTTCCTGGACTTTGGGAAAGTGAGCACAACTAGTGCAAACCGTGGGGACTGGCTAACCGAGGAGGTGGAACTCAATGCTAAAGGAGGCAGAGATGATCGCAACTATCTATGG GTATTGCTGAAAATGCGGTCCGAAAACCCGTTTCTGTCCCTGGTCCTGCCCAGTATACTAATCATCTTGGCTGATGTGGGCAGCTTCGCCCTGCCGCTGGGAGAGAGCAAGCGCATCCCCTTCAAGGTTAAACTGGTTCTCAGCTTTATCATGTTCCTCAACATCCTCAAGGACCTTCTGCCTGGAGGAGGCCAGTGCAGCCCCATCATCC GAAAGCACTTCTGTTTCTGTTTGGTCATCCTGGTGTTGAGCACGTTGCAGTCTATGGTGCTCACACGCCTGGCTAAGTGTGGCACTCTCTGGCCCTGCAGCCTCTCCAAGTCCAAAGACTCACTGCTTAAAGACACAGACAATGAAGAGG AATCCAAGTCTGATATTAAAGtctcagaggaagagaagaatacAGCCCTCCAGAAGGTGGTGAAGTTTCTCAACAAAATGGCTGCACAAGACCAGAAAAATGCTATACACCATCGCTTTGCCAACAAAGTGGACTTGATCTGTTTCTGTATCTATCTCACCGTCCTCATTGTTTACTCATTCATcattttatttttctcctttgGTTCTCAATGTGAGATCAACCATTTAGAATTCTGGCATTAA